ttatgagttcaagtcccacattgggtgtagagattacttaaaagtaaaatccttaaaaaaaaaaaaaaaagatgctcgtTTCCcgtattctctcctcttcccttttggGATTCCTATTGGACATCGTTAGGTTTTTGCATTTGCTTCTCCATCTGTGCTCTCTCAGTTTCCTGTTCATAGTTTCCATTTCTATATCTCTCTGTGCTGAATCCTGGGGGGATTTCCCCAGATTGCTCTCTGCCAGTTCATTATGTCTGTCTTCAGCACTGTCTCATCTGTTAGCCCTTCTAGTGCGCTTTTAACTTCAATGTCTTTCATGGAcgtttcatttgtttctttttaaaagtggttGTTCTGTCCCGCGCTGACTTATTCTTTTCTCAGGCTAGGTTCTGTTGTCTCTCACTGCTCCATTTTCTTCCCAGTTCTTGGGGTTCTTCTCTAAGGCTTGGGGgcaagagttttttctttttctttgtttagttttcCCGTGGATGGCCTGGCTCTTCCAGGGGCCCAGGTCTCCACTGCCCGTAAGCTCAGggacctgttttcttttctcatgtgtctgttacgACCCCAGGTCCCAGCCTCCAGGGTAATGCACTTTAATAGGAATATAAATATGAGCCGTATATAGGATTTCAAGTTTTCTGGTAGCCACATTGAGGAACTAAGAAGAAGCAGGTGACAGTAATTTTAATAACATGCTTGACCCActgtatccaaaatattatcatttcaacgtGTAGTAATTTAGAAACATactaaacttactttttttttttttttttttttgtaccaagTCATCCAAATCCAGTGTGTGTGTTAGACTCACAGCGTGTCTTAGTCTGGGCCAGTCACATTTCAAGTCTTCACAGCCATGTATGACTAGTTGCCACCACGTTGGACAACAGATTCGGTATCTGAGTCTGATTTTCCCCTCAGGCCAACCTGAACTTACACGAGTTTTCTTTGCGTTTTCTCATTGTTGCTGGCACATGGGGTTTTACCTGTCTCTTGCGCCTGGCTGTGTATTCAAAATGACCTTTTGTCATATTTCTCGTGTTTATAGCTGGAGAAAGAGGTCAGTTCAGTCCTCCATGTTGCCGGAAatcctttcatttattccttacaaCAACCTTATGACGGAGGTACTCTTAtgcccagtttacagatgaggaaactggggctcgtGGAgcttaaatgacttgcccaagttcacatggCTGTTAAGTGGCAGAGAACAGACCCAAAGACAGGTCTGTTTGAATTCCGAGTCATGGCTCTATCCGCCGTGCTGTATTGCCATCTCATAATTTTGATTCCTCCTCGTTCATTTTCAGGAATTAGACATCACCAAGAGCTCTCCGTGACTCCTTACACGGCCTTGCTTGTCTGGAGAGTAGCTCTTGGCCAAGACCTGGCAGTCACGAGCCATGGACCGGTATAGCCTTGGGGATGAGGACGCCCTTCCTCCAGAGGTGCACCTCCCTTCGTTTTCCGAGAGCCAGGGACTCCATTGCAGCGACACCCTCGACCGGGATCTGGGTCCCAGCGCACGAGACCTGCTCTATGCCGGACTGAGTGGTTTGGACCTggaccccagcctcccagcccctgACATGCCCAACGAGGCACTGGAGGACAACTTAGACGCCCTGTCCCTGTACTCAGGGAAGGACAGTGACTCTGTGAAGCTGCTGGAGGAGTATGCAGACCCAGAATCTCAGGCGTCCCTACAAGGTAAGGCTGTCCCTCTGGGCCCGAGGGCCTGGAAGACTCTTTGAAAGTTCCTGTGGCCAGCTAAGGGTTGATTCTGCACGGATTAGATAAGAAAACTTTTATCTTCCACGGGTGAATAGTGAACAGGGgacaatcacttttttttttttttttaacttgggaatTGTTCCCAACTTCCTAGTCAAGGAAACCGAACGCTGATCCTGAGGAATAATGTCGAGAAACTCGGCTGTTCGTGGATGTCCTAATCTTGTGTGTGGTGTGGGCAGACATCTGAGTTTACAGGACACTTTCCCACCCATTACATCTCGGGGGCGCTTTTCACGTTCCCAGGATGACCTGGGATCCTGTCCGTCCACCACTGGGTTGTCTAACCTTCCccagcctcagtgtcttcatccgTGAAGCGGGAGGGCATCAGAAGGCCCGCTctgctcccccccctccccccgccagacTAACAGCACTAAGACGCAAAGGAGGAAATGAATGCAAAAGCATCGCATAGGCTGCAGAGCGTGGGACagatcattgttatttttatcaatatCGGTAGAATTCATCTCAGACAGCCCATTGATGCAGTTCCAAGTCTCTCTCTtctgcggggggcggggtggggggagtgaaaGGGTAACTGATGGAACAGTTAGAAGCCTTGGTGcaattttcttttggctttttgaCTTGCCTTGAGGCTTCCACTACAAGATAAATTTGGTGTTTGTTAATTCTTTTCAAGGGTTCTTGGGTAACTCGCTTAGATGAGCTAGCTGTCTGAGCTAACAGTCtttgatatttagaaaaaaaaatttttttaatgtttatttttgacagagagagagagagagagtgagtgagtgcgggggaggggcagagagagagggagacacagaatcggaagcaggctccaggctcagagctgtcagcacagagtccaacacggggctcgaactcacagaccgggagatcatgacctgagcagaagtcggacgctcgatcgactgaggcatccaggcgccccggCGGCCTTTGATATTTATCATCACACCTCATGCATAGAAGGCCCCTCTGAGATGGCCCTGCAGAATAGGGGTTCATGTCAGTCGGGATAAGCATTGCAAGAAATATCCCGAAGACttggtaaaatgaaaaacttgtgAAGCCCCCCCTCCTGTCCACACAAGACGCAGCAGACAAGGGGCCCGCCTCGTCACCACGTCGGAAGGCCAGAGGGCAAATCCCAGAATCCTGAGACGTGTACCTCGTTGAGGGCATTGGGCCacgcctggggtgggggtgggggcccggtAAGGAGGGTTCTCAACCCGGCCACAGAAACTACCAGAACAACACTGGTAGCACGAATATGTGTGCATTTCACTGGGCAGAGGAGCTGGAGTTCTCACCAGATTTTCatggggggagtgggaggggggctgtGTCCCTCTCTGCAAAATACGTCACAAGTCATCAGTCCAGTTCAACTCTTCCTAATTTTCCTTAAgcttgagttttttctttttacttgtgaAAAAAAGGAGTCCCCTGAACATTAAATTCTAACTCCTTATGCTTCTGTGACTGAAATTCAGGTCGCTCTAAACGCATACGCTGGTGTTTGTCTTCTCAGCTAGAAAAATAGTACACGGTTCTTCAacgggaaaaagagaaaattgacaGCAGGAAGAATCCCCCAGCCTGGCTCTCACACgtcgagtttttttttttttttaattttttttttcaacgtttatttatttttgggacagagagagacagagcatgaacgggggaggggcagagagagagggagacacagaatcggaaacaggctccaggctctgagccatcagcccagagcccgacgcggggctcgaactcacggaccgcgagatcgtgacctggctgaagtcggacgcttaaccgactgcgccacccaggcgccccatcacacgTCGAGTTTTAAAAACCCGAGTGAAGTCATTCAGAAAAACATGGTTTGGCGCAGGTGTGTGAAGTGTACGAGGCTATTTGAGGTTTTTCAAACTGAGCATATTTGCTTTTTCACGAGAAGGTAGTCCCTTGTCCTGACTTACTCCACCGTGATGTTTGACCACAGTCTTGCTTGTTAGGCTGTTCGTGTTTCTGGGAACAGCTTTTTACATGAGGAGCTTCCTTTTAGGTGAGTTCTTTGGACATACCCCTCCAAGTAGGTTTGCCCATCAGAGAATACACACCGTTTGATAACCCACTTGGCTACACCACCTTCTGAGAAGATGGGGCAGCTTCCCGGGGCCGGTGACTCTGCCCGATTTTCAGTGTCATTGCCGATTGTTTTTGAATCAGTGCTAGTTTAATAGTTGGCTTTaatgagcatttttattttattttacttaaaattttttttcagcttatttatttatttattttgagagagagagagtgagcggggtggggcagagacagagggagacggaaccccaagcaggctccgcactgtcagcccagagcctgacgcagagctcgaaccacaaaccacgagaccgtgacctgagccgaaaccaagagtcggatgctcaaccgactgagccacccaggcgccccgtactgAGCATTTTTAAGGTAACTTAGCAAGGTGGAGGACTTCTCTGACGGGAGTCCTCTTACTCCACATTTAAACTGTTGGGATCATTCAAACACCTGTCACGGTAACTTCTTACGCGAGGAGGAGGAGACCAGGCATGTTGAGGGACAAACGGTCTATGGCAGGACAGAGCTGGGAGACGCCAGTCCAGGCTCCCTCCTGCCGTATCTGTCACGCTGCGCCTCGGCCGGCCGCGGTCAGCCATCTGGGTCCTCCAGGCGGGCCCGCTGCCCTGGGCTGTTGGGTGCCCGGGGTCCCGGCTCTGCAGCACACTAGAGAAGTGGCGATTTCGAAGCTACCGTCTCCCGAGGTGGTCTGAGCCATCCTGAAGACCAGCGTGAACAGCAGGAAAATCTTCCACAGTCAGACGATGGTGGAGCGTCCACGAGTGCCAGCCAGGGGGTTCCGGGAGCCGGAACACGGCAGGAGCCCGCGGGGTCCTTGCGGCCACGGCCCCTGCGTTTCCAGTGACTTGAAACCAGCTTCTCTTTAGTCAGCCAAACCTATCTCTGTCTGTCGGAGCGAGACAGAAGCAGCGAGTTCCCTCCCCACACGCCGGCCCTTGGGATACTTGACGACTTGCCCCCCTCCTGCATGAACATTTCCAGTCCCTCCTCCGGCTCCTCGGGTGAATGAGTTGCAAACGTACCTGTCATCATTGTACCCAAGGAATGCAGAAAACACAGAAGCATACTCAGAGGCCCAAGAAGAGGAAAGTAAAAGTAGCCCGTAACCTACCAGTCTGGCCTGTTCTCTCTGTCGGTTTTCTGTTCAGATTTATTGGTCCTTCTCTGTTTTGTAACGGGCTGCTGTTTTCACACTGAGTAGTCACttcatcagatatttatttacttataaaactGTAGAAGTTTTACCTTAAATGCTGTGTCTTAGATCCTTTACACCATAACGCGGTCACTTGCACGCCCTTTTGTCAGAAAGTAGGTTGTTTCTAACAGGAAAGACAGCGCTGCCCTTAACTGCTTTGTGGCTGCCTCTTTGTACAAatctagatttctttctttctttctttttgagagagagagagagaaagagagggcgcgagtgagtgaggggcagagagaaagcatcccaggagaggtgggggggggggcggggagagagagagagaaggggggcttAACCCAAAGcaggcatgacctgagccgaagtcagatgcttaaccaccgagccacccaggcgttcctatatttctttctttaaaatcccCAAAgcgggggcgcctgagtggcttggtcggttgagcgtccgacttcggctcaggtcatgatctcgcggtccatgagttcaagccccgcgtcgggctctgtgctgaccgctcagagcctggagcctgtttcggattctgtgtctccctctctctctgcccctcctctgttcatgctctgtctctctctgtctcaaaaataaataaacgttaaaaaaaataaaaaaataaaataaaataaatgacttttaaaatcccCAAAGCGGAATTGACTGGAAGAAAGCGTTTATACTTCTCTGAGGTTTCGGATTATGTCTTTCTGCTTGTCCTTCTGAGGGTGCCGTGGATGGCCTAGACACGAAGCCCGACCCGTGTTGGTCACCTTGTCCTAGAAGCGCTTCCGACCACCGCCGCCCCTCTGAGTGTGGTGCCGGAACCGAGTGCCATCCTGCAGGGGTGGCCCTGCCAgggccccttttctctctctcatggtTTTCTCGGCACACAAAGCCGCTGAAGTTGAAGGGCGCGGTCCTGGAGCCTCTGTCCAAGTCCGCCGTGGCCCTGACACTCACTGAGTGCTGATTTCGCCCTGCTCTTCGATTTCCCCAGATGTCTATAacctgtgctctctccctctgtttagACCTGGGGCCAGGCGCTCTTAAGGTGCCTAAAGAGGCTGACGAAGGAGGCAGGGCCGCCTCGGGGAGCGCGAGGAAAGGAAAGCGGCAGCACACTTCCCCTCAGAACCCGCTTCTGGACTGCAGCCTCTGCGGGAAGGTGTTCAGCAGCGCCAGCTCCCTTAGCAAGCACTACCTGACGCACAGCCAGGAGAGGAAACACGTCTGCAAAATCTGCGGCAAGGCCTTTAAGCGCCAGGACCACCTGTATGTGGGAGTGTGGtcggggggctgggggcgggggcagcgggcgggctcctgggtggccttCACACCTGCCCTGGGTCGGCTTGCCCCCCTGCTGCCCGGATAGATGTCTGCGACCTACACAGGGACACAGGGGCGCGCCTCCCCTTCTCACACGGGGCCAGCTCCGCCCAGGACGGGTGGCTCTTCCCAGCCCCCAGGGTCACACCAGTGAGGAAATCGCTGCCACAGTTTGCAGACGGGACCCTCGTGGTTTCCAGACCTGTAACGGCTCGCTCCCAAGGCAATTTTGTCATGTAGGAAACTGGGCTCACTTTTATAGAGAAATGTTGGGAGTCCCTCGTGGGCATCCGAGGAGAACAGATCCGTGTCTCATGAGGAGCGTGCATTAGAATGACAGGGGAGTGAGAGATTCTGAAATGCCTGTTTCCAGAATATGGCAGGGGAGCATTAATGCTTTTTtcaaactccttttttaaaaaaaacaaactcctgattaaaaaataataataaagcccaCTGTAAGACTTAGCCAGAATTCCCTTTGTTCTTAATATCTTGGAAGTGATGGGCTTTTCTTGCTAGtgaggcaggaaagagagactttttttcttttttttttttaatttttatttatttttgagagtgagtgagacggagcacaagagagggaggggcagaaagagagagggagacacagaatccgaagcaggctccaggctctgagctgtcagcacagagcccgacgcggggcttgaactcagaaccgtgagatcgtgacctgagccgaagtcagacactccactgactgagccccccaggtgcccctgacagacttttttttttcaaacagagaGACTTGCCAGTGGGTGATGACAAGCCCTTGCATTTGTATTGATGCTCCTTACCTACAGTCGGGGCTAGAAATTGGGTCTCCTGACCCCTCCTATGCAGCTTCCCTGGGCGGGAGGCCAAGGGTCAGCACTTGGCGAAGGGCAGTATCATTGACTGGAGATACCCCATGTACCACGTGGATCAGACTGTCCAGGGTCGGGCTgttgggagcctggagcaggACTCCCCCCCTGGTTTATGCTTACGATACATCAGTGTGGTTAGAAGCGTGCTATAAATGCAGCACATGCTTGTATCTATTTATACTTGTGGAAAGTACAGGAGGCGCATGTGGCTGCTTTCTAGCAACTTTTTACTGACGGGACGTCTGTcattttgtttgttcgtttgttcgCTGGGGGTGGGTTCCAGATAGCTGTCTCCCTAGAGGACTGTCACGGGCAGGCAAAGACTCTGGCGGGACTTCTGGGGGAAGGGTCACCCCCAGCTTAGCACCTCCTCGAGCGTATTCTGCAGACCTTCGGTCCTCAGGGATGCTCAGAGGGGCCGTGCGAGTACGTGACTCTGGGGGCAGATGGCTTGGAGGGACACGGGAGGGTGAGAAGCGGTCTGCGTACTGCGTGGCTTTTAAATTTGCTGCTCCGAACCTCCAAGGAGCAAATCGTGGTTTTTCAAAACTTCCTTGCCAGCTGAGCCCGTGTCCTCCGGGAGCCGCCCTGGAGGACCGCTGTCCCTTGGGAACTCACTTTGGGGAACTCCAGTCTGactttcattgatttgttttttttttcctctcagagaAGGGGTTTGTtcacaggtgagggaggggagcaCCTCTTCCGTCGCTTCGCCCGGAGGGGTGGCCGCCTGGGGCCTCCCTCCCGGGCGCCGAGCGCAGGTTCCCGTGcacccttcccgcccccccccccgccccggggacaCACTCGGGGTCCCGTGGTGAAGGGCAGCCAGGGCGCCCGCTGACCCGCGTCTCCGTGTGACTCCAGGACCGGGCACATGCTCACCCACCAGAAGACCAAGCCGTTCGTGTGCATCGAGCAGGGCTGCAGCAGGAGCTACTGCGACTACCGCTCGCTGCGGCGCCACTACGAGGTCCAGCACGGCCTGTGCATCCTGAAGGAGGCCCCCCCGGAGGAGGAAGCCTGCGGGGCCTCCCCTCGCGCCCACGAGGCCGCCGGCCGGCCGGGCCCCGGTGGCTCGCGAGCCCCCGGGCCCCCCGAAGCCCGgtcccctggctccctcctgcccaaCCGGGACCTCCTGCGCTGCATCGTGAGCAGCATCGTCCACCGGAAGGTCCCCTCTCCCGGCCCGGCGGGGCCTCCAGACGGCGGGGAGGAGAGGACCGCGGCCCGTCCCCGCGCGCCCTCCTCCGGGCCCTCCTCCGGGCCCTCCTCCTGCACCCCCGCCGGCATGCCGGGGGCCCCCGGAAACCTGGGCACCGAGGCTCCCGAGGAGCCTCGTCCCCCACGGAAGGAGCCTGCCGCCACCATGTTCACGGCCATCCACCCGAGAGCGGTGGAGAACGGGGGCACCGACCCGGCCGGGCCAGAGCCGCCTCTGCTCCAGCGCCCGCCCGCCCTGGAGGGCTGGCCCGAGGGCGGCCCGCGGCCGGCCCGCCTGCCTCTGTTCCGAGGCCAGACGGTCCCCGCCGGCTCCCAGCCGTCGAGCCACAACCTCCAGTGGCTGCGGAACCTGCCCGGCTGCCCCAAGAGCAAAGGGAACAACGTGTTTGTCGTCCACAAGCCCCTTTCGGTGCCGTCGCGGGAGGGCTGCGAGTCTGGCCCTGGGCCCAGCAGCACCTCCCCCGTGGGGGAGCCCTCGCCTGGCGTGGGCACCGGTCGGGAGGACGCGTCGTCGCCCTACCCTGCCACGTTCCTGAAGGCTCCCGGGGAGGCCTCGGGCGACCCCAGATATGCTGGCGGGGAAGACGACTCCTGGGGTTCCAAGAAAAGCAAGTTTGACTGTGACTCCTTCCTGTGGCAGAACCCCGGGGAGCCCGGCCTCCAGGAGGCCCAAAAGCCCGGCGGCCTCCCGTCGGATGCCACGCCGCTCTTCCGACAGCTCTTCCTCAAGTCCCAGGAGTCCCTGGTGAGCCACGAGCAGATGCAGGTGTTCCAGATGATTGCCAAGTCCCAGCGGATCTTCTCACAGCTCCCCGGGCCCGAGGGCAAGCAGGCCGCCCTGAAGCCGCTGCCAGGGCCCTGGCCGCCGCAGCCCCCGCCGCCGGCAGCCCCTGTTGACTCTCTGCACGCTGGCCCCGGAAACCCGGAGCCAGAGGGGTCCCCAGCCCGCAGGAGGAAAGCCACACCTGCGTTCCCCAGAGAGGCCTCCCCAGGCGGCACCAGGCGGGACGCGAAGGGAGGTCTGAAAACCGCCCCTGCTCCGCCGTCCTTCCCAGCGTCATCCCTGGACCCTCCCAGGAACCCAGACATCTCCTCTCTGGCCAAGCAGCTGAGATCCACGAAAGGGACCTTGGACCTGGGGGACATCATCTCCCCGGGGGGCCCACGGCAGACCCAGTCAGGTGGGGATGAGCCCCTCGGAGCCCCGCTCCCAGGGAAGCAGGCCCAGGCGGAGAATGGCGCGGCTCTGGGGGCCGCGAAAGGTGAAAAGAGCCAGGCCTGCGCCCGGGGCAGGGGCTACAGGCTCTTCTCGGGCAACCCCAGGGCCCAGCGCTTCTCCGGCTTCCGGAAGGAGAAGCTGAAAATGGATATGTGCTGTGCGGCTTCCCCGAGCCAGGTAGCCATGGCCTCCTTCTCGTCAGCCGGACCTCTGGCAGACCCCCCCCAGGACTCGAAGTCCAAGATGACGATTTTCAACAGAATCCAGGTACCTGGGCCCTCCCTCACGGGGCGTGACCACGCTTGAGACGAGAGTCTCGTTGGTTCCTCGTTTCTGCGTCTACTGGTTGGCCAGCCATTGTGTTTAGCCTCAGGGAGCCCTCAGCCGCAGTTGCGCAGAGGCGGAAATGAAGGTTCGGAGAGACCGTGGGTCCTCCtgtcaacccccacccccattcagtCTTCAGGGTTGTCAGAGATGCTTTCTTTCCTAGGCTTTCTCTGCTGGCTCCCTTTCTGCCTTTCACTTCCTTTTGGATTTGCCTCTTTAAATTGTCCAGAGGATGTAAAGGTAGAGTTCCCACCCCCGTCAGTATTTCTGCGCCTAATGCCGGGTCTTCCCTGGTGGGAGTCACGGTCCCCACGCCGACCAGCACCTGCAGAGCAGTCAGTCCTTGCAGGTGGCACCCACCAGGTCTGGGCGTGGAAAGGCCGGGAAagcaggagaaggcagagagagagggagagagagaatcccatgcaggctccacaccatcagcacagagcccgacgcggggctcgaactcatgaacccgtgaggtcgtgacctgggccgaaatcaagggacagatgctcaacagactgagccacccaggcgcccccgattcaccattttaaagtacaCCTTCCAGTAGTTTTCACTATATTCTCCAGGTTGTGCGTCCGTCACCACTCTTTGCCAGAACCCTTTCATCATCCCCAAATCCCCCACACTCTGAGTTGTCACCCCCAATCTCCATCCCTCACGGCCCCTGGCAGGTATGAGTCTACCTTGTGTCTCCCTGGATTTGCCCGTTCTGGACGTCTCGTACACTACGTGGCcttctgtgtctgacttcttaCGCTCAGTACGAGGTTTCAAGGTTCTCGGGTGTTACGGTGCATCCGTATTCCTTTTTAGGGCCGAATAATGCTCCACTGAATGGATGTGTCACGTTGTGTTTATCCGTTCAGCAGCTGAGGGGCCTTCGGGTTGTTTCCGCTTCCTGGCCACTGTGAATAGTGCTGCCGTGAGCATTTGTGTGCAAGTTTCTGGGTGAACGTAGGTTTTCCCTGCCCTTGGGAGATATGTCGGTCCGcttggaatttctgggtcaagtGGTAACTCTGTGTCTAACCATCTGAGGAGCTGCCAGACTTTTCCCAAGCAGCCTCGCCATTCAGCCTCCCCACCCACGGcgtctccacgtcctcaccaacactttgctcttgtttgttgttctttttaatcGTGGCCGTGCTAGCGGGCGTGAAGTGGTCTCTCATCACGC
The sequence above is a segment of the Leopardus geoffroyi isolate Oge1 chromosome E2, O.geoffroyi_Oge1_pat1.0, whole genome shotgun sequence genome. Coding sequences within it:
- the ZNF541 gene encoding zinc finger protein 541, with amino-acid sequence MDRYSLGDEDALPPEVHLPSFSESQGLHCSDTLDRDLGPSARDLLYAGLSGLDLDPSLPAPDMPNEALEDNLDALSLYSGKDSDSVKLLEEYADPESQASLQDLGPGALKVPKEADEGGRAASGSARKGKRQHTSPQNPLLDCSLCGKVFSSASSLSKHYLTHSQERKHVCKICGKAFKRQDHLTGHMLTHQKTKPFVCIEQGCSRSYCDYRSLRRHYEVQHGLCILKEAPPEEEACGASPRAHEAAGRPGPGGSRAPGPPEARSPGSLLPNRDLLRCIVSSIVHRKVPSPGPAGPPDGGEERTAARPRAPSSGPSSGPSSCTPAGMPGAPGNLGTEAPEEPRPPRKEPAATMFTAIHPRAVENGGTDPAGPEPPLLQRPPALEGWPEGGPRPARLPLFRGQTVPAGSQPSSHNLQWLRNLPGCPKSKGNNVFVVHKPLSVPSREGCESGPGPSSTSPVGEPSPGVGTGREDASSPYPATFLKAPGEASGDPRYAGGEDDSWGSKKSKFDCDSFLWQNPGEPGLQEAQKPGGLPSDATPLFRQLFLKSQESLVSHEQMQVFQMIAKSQRIFSQLPGPEGKQAALKPLPGPWPPQPPPPAAPVDSLHAGPGNPEPEGSPARRRKATPAFPREASPGGTRRDAKGGLKTAPAPPSFPASSLDPPRNPDISSLAKQLRSTKGTLDLGDIISPGGPRQTQSGGDEPLGAPLPGKQAQAENGAALGAAKGEKSQACARGRGYRLFSGNPRAQRFSGFRKEKLKMDMCCAASPSQVAMASFSSAGPLADPPQDSKSKMTIFNRIQGGNIYRLPHPMKEENVADGCSQQNGGPADWAEPRSTSVCKKCSQMFYTEKGLSSHMCFHSDQWPSPRGQQERQESGAEFCQPLRQVPRLEGDGQSPPGAKKSPGSPAAAPLAVPASLPSAPVNRPAGSTAKGQEKDGEDRDSKEGSQHRKRKKRPPPKALLVPPPPSSPSPGEPGLGGCHQSCLRSPVFLVDRLLKGLFQCSPYTPPPMLSPIREGSGLYFNTLCSTSAHAGPDKLISSMLDQVDGSFGICMVKDDAKISIEPHINIGSRFQAEIPELQERSPAGTDEHAASLVWKPWGDVTTNPETQDRVTELCHVACSSVMPGGGTNLELALHCLHEAQGSVQVALETLLLRGPQKPQTHPLADYRYTGSDIWTPMEKRLFKKAFCTHKKDFYLIHKTIQTKTVAQCVEYYYIWKKMIKFDCGRAPGLEKRVKREPEEADRTEAKVTCSPRERPSHRPTPEFKIKTKSYRRESILNSSPNAGPKRTPEPPGSAEGRGVFPCRECERVFDKIKSRNAHMKRHRLQDHVEPVVRVKWPVKPFQLKEDEEEEMGADIGPLQW